The genomic interval CGTATCGTGGAAACGATAGAGACAACCAATATTTTAGCAACTGAAAAAATACTGTGGGAAACGATGATGGCAAAAAAAATGTAGGACTAGGAGTGTGATCCTATGGGATATCAATATATAAAATCGCAAACGATTGCGCAGGCTGTTGATGCTATGATGCAATCCCCTGTTCATCATCTGTTAGCGGGTGGTACGGATTTGCTGGTGAAAATGAAGTTAGGCCGCATTACAGCAGGTACATTCATCGACGTAAGCGATGTAAAGGAATTACAGCAGATTACCTTGGATAACGGTATCATAACGATTGGGGCGGCCGTTACCCATACACAAATCGCCGGCTCACAAGTTATGCTGAAGTCTGCACCTGCGCTTGCCGCGGCATCGGCATCCGTGGGTTCACCGCAAATTCGAAATCGGGGTACGATTGGTGGAAATTCCGGCAATGCTTCACCGGCGGGTGATACGATACCAGCATTACTGGCTTATCGTGCGGAAGTCTGCATTGCTGGCGCGCGAGGCATCAGAAAAGTTCCGCTGCATCAATTTTTTATCAGACCGGGGAAAACCGTGCTGGAAGCGGATGAATTGATCGTAAGCTTTTCATTTTCTGCCCAGCATAGGGGGCAAGGCAGTGCCTTCGGAAAAATTGGACAGCGAAAAGCACTTGCGATTTCGATTGTAAATGCAGCCTCTTTTGTTGCTGTGGATGCAGATCAAATTGTAACACAAGCCAGAATTGCATTTGGCTCTGTTGCGGCTACCCCGATTCGGAGTTTGGCGGCGGAACGAGTATTGGTTGGTAAAAAACTTACGGATGATAACATTCGAGAAGCTGCAAAAGCAGCCGGCGCAGAGATCAATCCGATTGACGACTTGCGTTCAACCGCCGAATATAGAAAAGAAGTAGCAGCCGTGCTGGCACAAAGAACTCTGGAACGTAGTAGGAATTGCTTGTACGCGTAGTGCGGCATTTGGTGCAAAGAAACGTTGCATAGGCAAAGGCATGATGAAAGAAAGGGGAATTTGCATGTTGACGAAACGTAAGGAGTTAAGACGGATAGCCGGAATTGTTGTAGCTGCAGGCCTATCTAAACGGATGGGGCTATTTAAACCATTGATGCCATATACACATGGCAGTATGATCGAAACTACCGTAACGAAGCTCCAACAGGCCGGCACAGATAAAATCATCCTGGTCACCGGGTATCGGTCAGCGGAAATTGCAGAGCGGTTTTTACACGCAGAAAATGTTTTACTGGTGAAAAATGAGCAGTATCTATATGGTGATATGCTGGAATCTGTACAGCTGGGATTAAAAGAAGCTGTAGATTGTGATGCAGCCTATGTTATGCCTGGTGATATGCCGGCTATAGCAGTAGAGACGTTTTTAAAAGTACGTCATAGTATGGAACAAACAGGGGCAAAAGTTGTATTTCCGACTGTTGCAGGCAAAAAAAAGCATCCGCCATTCATCCGTAATGCCTGTTTTTCGACAATCTGCAAGTTTCGTGGAGAAGGCGGACTCAGAGTTATTTTAGACAAATTTTCAGCGGAAACTGCACGCGTGCCGGTTGAGGATATTGGATGTACGCTGGATGCCGACACATGGAAAGATTATATGCGGCTTTTGGAATATCAAAAGCAAAGAACCATCCTTGCTATGCACGAGCAGGTTACCTAGTGATGTCAGCATTGACAAGTTTTTTATTCACTGGTGATTTGTTCAATGAATTTCCGTGGCAGTGATGAAAGTGTTATATTTTTTTTCGTAATCAGATAAATCTGTGAGTCAATAGAAGGATGTTCAATTTTTTTGATGCGTAAAGATTTTTTATTCTCAAATAACATGGCGGAGGTATAAGGCATAATTGCGATGCCAATATCCGCATCTGCAAGGTAAAAGGAAGAACCGATATAATCGTTTTCGCAGACGACTTGTAAAGAGATATTCTTTTCTTCGCATAAGTTATCAAGGATTTTTTTGTAACGACGATGTACAATCAGCGGTTTTCCGATCAGATCTTCTAAGTTGATGCTGTCGTCTTTCGTATCTGCCAAAAACTTTGTTGAACCGAGTGCAACAAAAAAATCTTTTTCATTCTTTTCGAGAAATGGATTCTTTACAGCTATGATCTGATAGCGTTTTTGGTTGAAAGGGGCGCGGACGAAGGCGAAGTCGACAAGGCCGTTATCAAGTAATTCAATAGCCCGAAAGGTATTGCATTCATGAATCTTATAGTTGACATCGGGATATTTTAGTTGGAAATCATGAATGCTTTTAGGTAAAATAGAGCCGCAAACAGATGGAATTGTGGCGATGTTGATCGTGCCGAACATTTCTTTGCCAATATTTTGCATAAGCGAAATGGATTGATTGGTGAGTGCTAAGATTTGCATGGCCTTATCTTGAAAAATTAGGCCTTCGCTCGTGATATGCAGTGTATGACCTTCGCGGCTAAAGAGCTTTACTTGTAATTCCTCTTCTAATAATTTGAGCTGATAGCTTAAAGGTGGCTGGGACATATTGAGTTTTGTGGCTGCCATTGTCATGTTGCCGGTTTCGGCGATTGCCAGAAAATATTCCAATTGCTTATACGTCATAAAGTTTCCTCCATAAGTTAGATTGGTAATGCAATATGGATCGATCATGAATTGGAGACAAATGTTAATATAATTTTTATATAATGTGATTTAATTTTAATATTTTTCATATCAAATGTATAGTGTTATAATTAAGACATAGTTTAAAACAAAAAAGCATATTTTATTAATTTTGCAGTGCACACAATGCCGTGTGAAGTCAAGGACTTCATGCGGCTTTTATTTTTGCCTTGTGCGAAGTGAATTTTGTATATTGAAATTTTGGAGGGACTTTACAATGGGAAAAGTGCTGATTAAAAACATTGGAACGATTGTGAGCGGTAATATCGATCAACCGATTCTTACTGGGGATTCCATTCTGATTGAAGATCACAAAATTGTTTCGATTGGAAAAAACCTGACGGCAGGTGCTGCTGTACAGGTGATTGATGCGAATGGGACAACGGTAATTCCTGGACTGTTTGATTCTCATGTTCATACGACTTTGGGTGATTATGCGCCAAGGCAAAAAACGTTGGATTATATCGCCAGTGCCTTGCATGGTGGAGTCACTACGATGATTTCGGCGGGCGAATGTCATACACCCGGACGGCCAAATGATCCGATTGGGACAAAAGCACTGGCGATTGTCGCAAGCAAATCTTTTTATAAAGCACCGCCAGCAGGTGTTAAAGTACATGGCGGCGCATTGATTTTGGAAAAAGGGCTGACGGAGCAAGATTTTGCTGATCTTAAGGAAGCTGGCGTATGGTTGGTTGGAGAAATTGGGCTTGGCAGTGTAAAAAAGCCAGAGGAAGCTGCGGTGATGGTGGAATGGGCGCATAAATATGGATTTAAGGTGCAAATGCATACGGGGGGAACTTCTATTCCGGGTAGTTCTACGGTAAGCGCATCTGACGTTATGGCGACAAAGCCTGATGTGGTATCGCACATTAATGGCGGGCCTACCGCAATC from Massilibacillus massiliensis carries:
- a CDS encoding FAD binding domain-containing protein, producing MGYQYIKSQTIAQAVDAMMQSPVHHLLAGGTDLLVKMKLGRITAGTFIDVSDVKELQQITLDNGIITIGAAVTHTQIAGSQVMLKSAPALAAASASVGSPQIRNRGTIGGNSGNASPAGDTIPALLAYRAEVCIAGARGIRKVPLHQFFIRPGKTVLEADELIVSFSFSAQHRGQGSAFGKIGQRKALAISIVNAASFVAVDADQIVTQARIAFGSVAATPIRSLAAERVLVGKKLTDDNIREAAKAAGAEINPIDDLRSTAEYRKEVAAVLAQRTLERSRNCLYA
- a CDS encoding nucleotidyltransferase family protein — translated: MLTKRKELRRIAGIVVAAGLSKRMGLFKPLMPYTHGSMIETTVTKLQQAGTDKIILVTGYRSAEIAERFLHAENVLLVKNEQYLYGDMLESVQLGLKEAVDCDAAYVMPGDMPAIAVETFLKVRHSMEQTGAKVVFPTVAGKKKHPPFIRNACFSTICKFRGEGGLRVILDKFSAETARVPVEDIGCTLDADTWKDYMRLLEYQKQRTILAMHEQVT
- a CDS encoding LysR family transcriptional regulator, encoding MTYKQLEYFLAIAETGNMTMAATKLNMSQPPLSYQLKLLEEELQVKLFSREGHTLHITSEGLIFQDKAMQILALTNQSISLMQNIGKEMFGTINIATIPSVCGSILPKSIHDFQLKYPDVNYKIHECNTFRAIELLDNGLVDFAFVRAPFNQKRYQIIAVKNPFLEKNEKDFFVALGSTKFLADTKDDSINLEDLIGKPLIVHRRYKKILDNLCEEKNISLQVVCENDYIGSSFYLADADIGIAIMPYTSAMLFENKKSLRIKKIEHPSIDSQIYLITKKNITLSSLPRKFIEQITSE
- a CDS encoding amidohydrolase family protein, coding for MGKVLIKNIGTIVSGNIDQPILTGDSILIEDHKIVSIGKNLTAGAAVQVIDANGTTVIPGLFDSHVHTTLGDYAPRQKTLDYIASALHGGVTTMISAGECHTPGRPNDPIGTKALAIVASKSFYKAPPAGVKVHGGALILEKGLTEQDFADLKEAGVWLVGEIGLGSVKKPEEAAVMVEWAHKYGFKVQMHTGGTSIPGSSTVSASDVMATKPDVVSHINGGPTAISPLEIDKILEDTTLAVEIVQCGNPKAAQHVFKRVKELNAFDRVIFGNDAPSGTGLIPLGILRNICFAASISDVAPEQAVCMATGNTAKVYGLNTGEIAPGKEADLVLMDAPMGSIAEDALHAFATGDIPGISIVMINGKVLVNKSKNTPPAKKAAIVILDIA